The following coding sequences lie in one Fusarium poae strain DAOMC 252244 chromosome 1, whole genome shotgun sequence genomic window:
- the VPS10 gene encoding vacuolar protein sorting/targeting protein PEP1 (SECRETED:SignalP(1-26)~TransMembrane:2 (n14-21c26/27o1384-1405i1435-1456o)~BUSCO:940at5125): MMRSSIWAAFSWRALVFSLLWTVVIAKQDKPTVDVSVSKHPPLNLNYFEDSDVIVFQDIEERNIWRSEDAGKTWAQVPGIPDRSAVFLYLHPFDSQTAFVLTKDRKHYKTEDRGKTWNEFSSGSMPSAFQPDTLVFHAGDPKRIIFNGMNCDGIFCDEETTYTTDGFKSVDKLRPSTSGCWWAKANREFTTGDAELDKTRILCIVTDPLSLFKTSQKLCVSDNFFAKSSGGKYDEFEPSLDGHRDVTGVVSVAAVKSFILLASSSVGSDEMTLFVTSNAQQWHRAMFPTDDSHDHSHKINQEAYTVLESTNYSIQVDVMTSHPSTPMGVIFTSNSNGTYFTENVPYTNRNAKGNVDFEKISGIQGIFLVNTVENGKDVDGKNPKKVVVTQITFDDGRTFEPVKAGEDRIHLHSMTDIDNIGRIFSSPAPGLVMGNGNTGASLGEFASSNLFVSDNAGMTWKKALDGPHKYEFGDTGSILVAVRDSLKEEVDKVSYSLDYGENWESVPLPDGLKVRPVILTTTQDSTSLKFLLVGEKDRAYQMIAINFEGMDKRTCENKDMESWYARVDDKGEATCIMGHKQTYNRRKKSADCFLKADFRDPEPVIENCECTDADFECDYNFQRDPEDDKVCKQAGPIPIPEGSCKDKEETFKGSSGWRLIPGNTCTRKSGTQKDDPVERKCSDGANSGDGQPPSAPASGDISVKENEFAEVAGQDMQKFYLMGDESGSSSEEVVIARPMGEKTPDGKVEVENKLWITSDHGKSWKRILEKEDILNINPHNFFREVVFFHTKSKKVIYTVDRGHSFHSFEAPFADPGAHMSFHPDKKDWLIWIGNRCDDISGSKDCYPEASLSTDRGDNWKTLQRYATKCEFTGNSAFKFRKQNQIVCLVHKDEDIKKDKTLVTIEDFSPEDKIIHNGTVAAFATMNEFILATDEVSADGKEKVGLQAIASMDGERFESARFPDNFHDSHSSLYTVLDSSNHAVNLFVATDLSEGNRRGSIIKSNSNGTTYILSASNVNADELGYVDFEKVAGLEGVTLINTVANPEDKKGKKTIQTKISHNDGAEWTFLAPPTKDVDGKSYSCSSIGDGKCALHLHHYTERENKGRTFSASTAVGMIFAYGNIGSSLGDIKDADTFMSADGGITWKNVKKGVWTWQYGDQGSIVVLAQRATRANSVKSKAVSYSVDEGKTWTDLEFSKKEVTVQDLTSVHSGISRNFLVWYRTDDKKMFAANLDFSGLTNQPCKDADYDLWSPRHPLQEDDCLFGHKAKYLRKKADRKCYNQASMSRLREYENCECTRRDFECAYNFEPDNHGQCKLVPGHDALSRQEWCSQHPNETTWNGPSAYRRIPLTTCQGGQELDLTNEDWPCEGHEEEYERKHRASGWGIFFAIVIPIGVASAFGWYAYRNWSGKFGQIRLGDNSATFDSEQPWIKYPVIAISALAALVASLPLVLTSLWRSTAGVYERVSSRSRGGNWSRRYTTRDSFARGRGDYSMVDDDEGELLGDDSDEEV; encoded by the exons ATGATGAGGTCCTCAATCTGGGCCGCATTCTCATGGCGCGCCCTCGTCTTCTCACTGCTCTGGACAGTTGTGATAGCGAAGCAAGACAAGCCGACGGTCGACGTTTCTGTCTCAAAACACCCTCCTCTAAACCTGAATTACTTCGAGGACAGCGATGTCATCGTCTTCCAAGATATTGAAGAGAGAAATATCTGGAGGTCCGAAGATGCAGGCAAAACATGGGCGCAAGTTCCTGGCATTCCTGATCGAAGTGCAGTCTTCCTGTACCTCCATCCATTCGATTCCCAAACCGCCTTCGTCCTCACCAAAGATCGAAAGCACTACAAGACCGAGGATCGTGGCAAGACTTGGAATGAATTCAGCAGTGGTTCGATGCCTAGTGCATTCCAGCCCGATACtctggtcttccacgccggCGATCCGAAGCGCATTATCTTCAATGGCATGAACTGTGATGGTATTTTCTGCGACGAAGAGACAACATATACTACCGATGGATTTAAATCTGTTGATAAGCTACGTCCAAGCACCTCGGGTTGTTGGTGGGCCAAAGCGAACCGAGAATTCACCACCGGCGATGCCGAGCTGGACAAGACTCGAATTCTCTGCATCGTCACTGATCCCTTGAGTCTGTTCAAGACTAGCCAGAAGCTTTGTGTTTCTGACAATTTCTTCGCGAAGAGCAGTGGCGGAAAATACGATGAGTTTGAACCCAGCTTGGACGGTCATCGCGACGTAACTGGTGTTGTTAGTGTCGCAGCAGTCAAGAGTTTTATCCTCTTGGCCTCCTCGTCTGTCGGCAGCGATGAGATGACACTTTTTGTCACAAGCAACGCTCAGCAATGGCATCGGGCCATGTTCCCCACGGACGACAGCCATGACCATTCCCACAAGATCAACCAAGAAGCTTACACAGTGCTCGAAAGCACCAACTACAGCATTCAGGTTGATGTCATGACCTCCCACCCATCCACTCCTATGGGTGTCATTTTCACCAGCAATTCAAACGGCACATATTTTACAGAGAATGTCCCCTACACCAATCGCAATGCCAAGGGTAATGTCGATTTCGAGAAGATCAGCGGAATCCAGGGTATCTTCTTGGTCAACACGGTCGAGAATGGCAAAGATGTCGACGGAAAGAACCCGAAGAAGGTTGTTGTGACACAGATTACATTCGACGATGGCAGGACTTTTGAGCCAGTCAAGGCTGGTGAGGATCGAATTCACCTTCATTCGATGACCGACATCGACAACATTGGACGTATCTTCTCGAGCCCGGCCCCCGGTCTTGTGATGGGTAACGGAAATACAGGCGCTTCTCTTGGCGAGTTTGCCAGTTCCAACCTTTTCGTCTCTGATAACGCCGGCATGACATGGAAAAAAGCACTGGATGGTCCTCACAAGTATGAGTTTGGAGATACAGGCAGCATTCTGGTTGCTGTCAGAGATTCTCTCAAGGAGGAAGTCGACAAGGTTTCGTACTCTTTGGACTACGGAGAGAATTGGGAATCCGTCCCACTACCCGACGGTCTGAAAGTTCGACCCGTCATTCTCACAACTACCCAAGATTCGACAAGTCTCAAGTTCTTACTTGTTGGTGAGAAGGATAGGGCATACCAAATGATTGCCATCAACTTCGAGGGTATGGATAAACGCACGTGTGAAAACAAGGATATGGAGTCGTGGTACGCTCGTGTTGATGACAAGGGAGAGGCTACGTGCATAATGGGACACAAGCAAACATACAACCGCCGCAAGAAATCAGCAGATTGCTTCCTGAAGGCAGACTTCCGTGACCCTGAGCCTGTTATTGAGAACTGCGAATGTACCGATGCTGACTTCGAATGCGACTACAACTTCCAGCGAGACCCGGAAGACGACAAAGTCTGCAAGCAAGCGGGACCTATTCCTATTCCTGAAGGCTCCTGCAAGGATAAGGAAGAGACATTCAAGGGATCGTCTGGCTGGCGCCTAATCCCTGGAAATACTTGTACACGCAAGAGTGGTACTCAGAAAGATGATCCAGTTGAGCGCAAGTGTTCCGATGGTGCCAATTCGGGCGATGGGCAACCCCCCAGTGCCCCAGCCAGCGGCGATATTTCGGTTAAGGAGAACGAGTTCGCAGAAGTTGCGGGACAAGACATGCAGAAGTTTTATCTTATGGGCGACGAATCTGGCAGTTCGTCAGAAGAGGTTGTCATTGCTCGGCCCATGGGTGAGAAAACGCCTGACGGCAAAGTCGAGGTTGAAAACAAGCTGTGGATCACTTCAGACCATGGCAAGAGCTGGAAACGCATACTCGAAAAGGAGGACATTCTTAACATCAATCCTCACAACTTTTTCAGAGAGGTTGTCTTTTTTCataccaagtccaagaaggTCATCTATACCGTTGACCGTGGCCATAGCTTCCACAGCTTCGAAGCACCCTTCGCTGATCCCGGTGCTCACATGAGTTTCCATCCAGACAAGAAGGACTGGCTGATCTGGATTGGCAACCGTTGCGATGACATTTCAGGAAGTAAGGATTGCTATCCAGAAGCTTCACTTTCCACCGATCGTGGTGACAATTGGAAGACTCTGCAGCGATATGCAACCAAGTGCGAATTCACTGGAAATTCCGCTTTCAAGTTCCGCAAGCAGAATCAAATTGTTTGTCTTGTCCACAAAGACGAGGACAtcaaaaaagacaagactCTTGTCACCATCGAAGACTTTTCTCCTGAAGACAAAATAATCCATAACGGTACTGTGGCAGCGTTCGCGACCATGAATGAATTCATCCTTGCTACCGATGAGGTTTCTGCGGACGGCAAGGAAAAGGTCGGCCTACAAGCAATTGCTAGCATGGACGGAGAGCGATTTGAATCAGCTAGATTTCCCGACAATTTTCACGATTCTCATTCGTCGTTGTACACCGTCCTCGACAGCTCCAACCATGCTGTCAACTTGTTTGTCGCTACCGATCTTTCCGAGGGCAACCGTCGTGGTTCGATCATTAAGAGCAACTCCAATGGCACAACATATATCCTGAGTGCCTCCAATGTCAATGCCGATGAACTCGGATATGTGGACTTTGAGAAGGTTGctggtcttgagggcgttaCTCTTATCAACACCGTTGCAAACCCCGAAGACAAGAAGGGTAAGAAGACAATTCAGACCAAGATTTCTCACAACGATGGCGCTGAATGGACCTTCCTGGCACCGCCCACGAAAGATGTAGACGGAAAGTCGTATTCATGCAGCTCTATTGGAGATGGCAAATGTGCCCTGCACCTGCACCATTACACCGAGCGTGAGAACAAGGGCAGAACTTTCTCTGCAAGCACCGCTGTTGGTATGATCTTTGCTTACGGAAATATCGGCTCAAGCCTTGGAGATATCAAGGACGCTGATACTTTCATGTCGGCCGATGGCGGTATTACCTGGAAAAATGTCAAGAAGGGTGTCTGGACGTGGCAATACGGAGACCAGGGTTCCATCGTCGTGCTCGCACAGCGTGCTACTCGTGCGAACAGTGTCAAATCGAAGGCGGTCTCTTACTCGGTCGATGAAGGCAAGACTTGGACCGACCTTGAGTTCAGCAAGAAGGAAGTTACTGTTCAAGATTTGACATCTGTTCACAGTGGAATTTCTCGGAACTTTTTGGTCTGGTACCGAACAGATGATAAAAAGATGTTTGCTGCCAATCTTGACTTTTCAGGGCTCACAAATCAACCTTGCAAAGATGCCGACTACGATCTCTGGTCTCCTAGACACCCTCTTCAGGAGGATGACTGTCTCTTTGGACACAAGGCCAAGTACCTCCGAAAGAAGGCGGATCGTAAGTGCTACAACCAAGCAAGCATGTCACGTCTGCGAGAATATGAAAACTGCGAGTGTACCCGAAGAGACTTTGAATG TGCATACAACTTTGAACCCGACAACCACGGACAATGCAAACTGGTTCCTGGCCACGATGCTCTTTCCCGTCAAGAATGGTGTAGCCAGCACCCTAATGAAACCACATGGAATGGTCCTTCGGCATATAGACGCATCCCATTGACAACATGTCAGGGTGGCCAAGAGCTGGACCTGACAAACGAGGACTGGCCCTGTGAGGGACATGAGGAAGAATACGAGCGTAAGCATCGTGCTTCAGGCTGGGGTATCTTCTTTGCCATCGTTATTCCTATCGGTGTTGCGTCCGCTTTTGGCTGGTATGCTTACCGCAACTGGAGTGGGAAGTTTGGTCAGATCCGTTTGGGCGATAACAGTGCCACTTTCGACAGCGAGCAGCCTTGGATTAAGTATCCTGTCATTGCTATCTCGGCTCTGGCGGCTTTGGTTGCTTCGCTACCACTTGTCTTGACTTCCCTGTGGCGTTCTACTGCCGGCGTTTACGAACGTGTCTCAAGCCGAAGCAGAGGAGGCAACTGGTCAAGACGATACACCACCCGAGACAGCTTCGCCCGGGGACGGGGTGACTACTCCATGgtcgatgatgacgagggtGAACTCCTCGGTGACGATAGCGATGAGGAGGTCTAA
- a CDS encoding hypothetical protein (BUSCO:16543at5125), protein MAATYKQFLAAPSSSLLADTAALHYVTTTVSFAGPTQIIKHLNGLQKKVSKKKEDVFNIVDGGNVIVLEIDTGLGFQTSGGPYLPGLDDNFLAGRDVYLPITHFVTFDEAGKIVQIRLQWDQGSLLKQVEVIGKSGRNWPIRDSREQIAFIQACIRTAGTTAPAASNHNETVARDRTNSKNAFRDPSTRLFGSRDEFEDAEPAAVVSPYAGTRPRQRSFTEILGDEPTSPSAGRRAMSPAKGGQGKNFKPSRIFDGQEDIDRPPVELQQHTNKRYIKPHPKKYSHFDFADGSDPQDSPQKGQHFDDLPKTKRDSQWSFEDFTTPQKVKPSKTMRTQDVRHWDTDRDATENTPVYQTAKPRRDDPHFELPDDGERLPQPPRTGAQPPGYAHNEGLGLYKNQVFNREEAGNNELPLGNVTNVKNRGKDFDHHFEIADNSPAHLQQRANEGHKKAVQMMDHHWDTYDRSPASQKENRPTENTPSHKINIAGDGMGGRKGTNRDWLYGDAEDVAQPIPTRKQPNTVTSDVPLHKPPKISVAGDGMGGRRGADRDWLHGETSEAANDESTNTRPIPERTPVSNTAPAREVKENTEKHKINIAGDGMGGRKGTNRDWLYGETDEIASNVPTNPKPVPGRTPASNTAPANEVKENTEKHKINIAGDGMGGRKGTNRDWLYGDATDVTEKPLPSRRQNTSSKKDDFWDF, encoded by the exons ATGGCGGCCACTTACAAGCAGTTCCTGGCCGCGCCCAGCTCGTCACTGCTGGCTGATACAGCGGCCTTGCACTACGTTACTACGACTGTATCCTTCGCCGGTCCTACCCAGATCATCAAACATCTCAACGGACTTCAGAAGAAGGTGTctaagaagaaggaggatgtATTCAACATTGTCGATGGCGGAAACGTCATTGTCTTGGAAATTGACACAGGTCTCGGTTTCCAAACTAGTGGCGGCCCATATCTTCCTGGTCTTGACGACAATTTTCTGGCTGGCCGCGACGTCTATCTTCCTATC ACTCACTTTGTGACCTTCGACGAAGCCGGCAAGATTGTCCAGATCCGACTCCAGTGGGACCAGGGTTCGCTTCTTAAGCAAGTTGAAGTGATTGGAAAATCTGGTCGCAACTGGCCTATTAGAGATAGCCGAGAGCAGATCGCATTTATACAGGCATGCATCAGGACTGCAGGCACTACCGCCCCTGCTGCCTCGAATCACAACGAGACCGTTGCGCGAGACCGAACTAACTCCAAGAACGCTTTTCGTGACCCATCCACGAGGCTGTTTGGTTCGCGGGACGAATTTGAGGATGCTGAGCCTGCCGCTGTTGTCTCTCCCTATGCGGGTACACGACCTCGCCAGCGATCGTTCACCGAAATTTTAGGTGACGAGCCCACGTCACCAAGCGCTGGTCGTCGAGCCATGTCGCCAGCTAAGGGCGGTCAGGGCAAGAACTTCAAGCCTTCACGCATTTTCGATGGTCAGGAAGACATCGACCGCCCGCCTGTAGAGCTTCAACAACACACAAACAAACGTTATATCAAGCCCCACCCCAAGAAGTACTCTCATTTTGACTTCGCAGACGGTAGTGATCCTCAGGACAGCCCTCAAAAAGGCCAACATTTCGATGATCTACCCAAGACCAAGCGCGACAGCCAATGGTCTTTCGAGGATTTCACAACACCTCAGAAAGTGAAGCCGTCCAAGACAATGCGAACACAGGATGTTCGCCATTGGGATACTGACAGGGACGCTACGGAGAATACCCCTGTTTACCAGACAGCCAAGCCTCGACGTGATGACCCACACTTCGAGCTTCCAGACGACGGTGAGAGACTGCCCCAACCGCCACGTACCGGTGCCCAACCCCCTGGCTACGCTCATAACGAGGGCCTCGGGCTCTATAAGAATCAAGTGTTTAATAGAGAAGAAGCAGGAAACAACGAGCTCCCTTTGGGCAACGTTACCAACGTAAAGAACCGCGGAAAGGATTTCGATCACCACTTTGAAATCGCCGACAACTCGCCAGCTCACCTACAACAGCGCGCAAACGAAGGCCACAAGAAGGCAGTTCAAATGATGGATCACCACTGGGATACGTACGATAGGTCACCGGCCTCTCAGAAGGAGAATCGCCCGACAGAGAACACTCCTAGTCACAAAATCAACATCGCTGGTGATGGTATGGGAGGTCGAAAGGGCACCAACCGGGATTGGCTCTATGGTGATGCCGAAGATGTTGCCCAACCAATTCCCACTCGTAAGCAACCTAATACAGTCACCTCTGACGTTCCCCTGCACAAGCCTCCTAAGATCAGCGTTGCTGGTGATGGTATGGGCGGTCGAAGGGGTGCCGACCGAGATTGGCTTCATGGCGAGACGAGCGAAGCGGCCAACGACGAATCAACAAACACCAGACCGATTCCCGAACGCACACCAGTATCGAACACCGCACCCGCCCGCGAGGTGAAGGAGAACACAGAAAAGCACAAGATCAACATTGCCGGCGACGGTATGGGTGGTCGAAAGGGAACCAACCGAGACTGGCTCTATGGTGAGACAGACGAGATAGCTAGCAACGTACCTACAAACCCCAAGCCAGTCCCTGGACGAACACCAGCCTCCAACACCGCACCAGCCAACGAGGTGAAGGAGAACACAGAAAAGCACAAGATCAACATTGCTGGTGACGGTATGGGTGGTCGAAAGGGCACTA